A window from Drosophila yakuba strain Tai18E2 chromosome 3L, Prin_Dyak_Tai18E2_2.1, whole genome shotgun sequence encodes these proteins:
- the LOC6534138 gene encoding uncharacterized protein LOC6534138: MDPLSISSDCSRTPVRVLLNKTRESVTDIFCKYRQKVGNGARQAVQRVRSRQQVGLIEQSSLCATKRHRFLKSNGCEKVASGFLLSLILLMLFLGLYLARNYNHAFIYGSGGCLSTFLWSYDECQIIT; this comes from the exons ATGGATCCCCTATCCATATCAAGTGACTGCAGCAGAACACCTGTTCGTGTGCTTCTCAACAAGACCAGGGAAAGTGTAACTGACATCTTTTGTAAGTACCGCCAAAAAGTGGGCAATGGAGCTCGCCAGGCGGTGCAAAGGGTCAGAAGTCGTCAACAAGTTGGCCTCATAGAGCAAAGTTCGCTTTGTGCAACTAAACGTCATCG TTTCCTTAAAAGCAATGGATGTGAAAAGGTGGCCTCGGGTTTCCTTCTGAGCCTGATTCTTTTGATGCTCTTTCTGGGACTTTACCTGGCCAGGAACTACAATCACGCGTTTATCTACGGATCTGGTGGATGCCTTTCGACGTTTTTGTGGAGCTACGATGAATGCCAAATAATTACATAG